The Leptidea sinapis chromosome 24, ilLepSina1.1, whole genome shotgun sequence region aagttatgatgtaggtactgtatattgttttatttataattttttatatttaaatataatcaataaatggaagtttaacaataaatcgtctcattataaaaaaatcacattattttaaaattcaaacaaagcgcatggccacaaaattacatagatttaaatacaaacatgcataaacaagctacctacatctgatatcgaaaagatttttataaattaatgaatacctcaaatatattaataacaacggaaaatattgaaaaaagagtaaatgtaaaattgcactgtatgatttcattaccaagatagaattccatagtttatctattttaaaatgaaaattggttgcagttcaattacaaaagactaaattgttcctcaataaacatatttatttggtatattgcaggtatattggatatttctaatatccaatataataatatttaatttattttaatatataataactatatgttaaataagtttcaaaatatattgaaattattgtacactgatacttatactttaatatataaatttttaaagagttataaaacctgatttacgtTTGCGATTCGAAACATCTGACAATGcagaacaaatattttgttatctaaaactcaataataagaagttaggctattttaaagatggaacaaagtaaacatatttaatgaattcctaggacttagatctaagtATATGCGTAAGATGTTGCGGGAAATTGCTactccaaattttataagtgttactaagtaagtatatgaaaatgaataatgcctatttaaaaataagaatgaatattgttcaatgcatagacctaagtcaataaagcataatattttcattcaacgaataaataaatctacgttgtcataccaaacggtatattaagcaaattatattgataccttagcttggagtcatcataaaataaaataaatgttatataagttttaagttttattttttttttttgaaaagaatgagagtagatacatcgtttatttagatatataacttgtggagtaagttatgatgtaggtactgtatattgttttacttataaatagtcctatttaaatataatcaataaatggtagtttaacaataaattgtctcattatattatatgaaacctttttgtagtagagggtgcactgtgtgtgggtgtggaaaattagttttcgtaaataattttataatatttttgaatgatgtcagtgacacaaattgtatctatatcacctgatgctttgatgaaatgcaacctttatacaatctcaaccatgtcaattagtttcaagatataactacctgatctctataatatgtttggcgaaagaaaaatcttaaaactaatactaaaaataattaatgacccgatgaggaaatctgatggtcgaattattgatatattcgcgaaaggaaataatcacagaaactaaagtgtattttatttatctcaaaatttgttacattaagaaaatgacaaagagctttatcacttaactcaagttgtacaataaaattgataaaaatcataatatttcagtagattaccgcagttatgtttatgtttgatcgtttgtaagggtgtgtaatagttttagttaaacttactactatattaccttataatattgaaattaaatatgtacttaaaatgatgttttgttttattgtaagttgtaatccaataacttttaaatacattattctacggtaatatgaatacaatcaagatacagaattatttgaagaaaattgatctcagtattcaaaataatgtttacgcagcaaaccgattgtcgatatacgttgtaacgccctgttatattgtcaacaatgtagatagtgaaaataagccaggctctcactgggttgcaatacacattggtgagcagggtattggacaatacttcaattcatatgatcgtccaagtcagggattccagctgaggtttttacaaagcaattgcagaatgtatatccacaatactacaagagtaaagaatttatttaccgcagcatgtgttgcgagtactgtttaatgtatctatcctttaagtttaatatgaagagtttgaatgatttcatcaaatatttttaaaatgatacaatctgcaacgatgttttattatatactttatttatatcatctgttaacttaataataaacacagcacaaaactgtcgttttaatcgtagtaacgaatgtgagaggtaatttactaattacatctatcactttcaaagaatcgacattggagtcgctcaccaatcattaggttaattaccactgattagtaatgagtatgaatctgtttaacttaaaaagctaactttgtaactataagagatatcgaaaaacggatcagcgcaatcgctcggaaatacatcaaaacccacagtttgacaccaaacttttttttttttttagtaggcatcacgaacaagtgagccagaaccggggaggcagaaccggcgaatccccactattgtgagccagaaccggcgaatccctactactcgcCTTAAGCACGgaaccatgccggatttttacctccggcatataagaatcgcaccgcggaatatgcggtggtggtgcaccttggtcatccagagtcgagttagacgcgaagagggagcccaggagatcagctttctctttcgcgtcatgggccagcgagtcatcatccctgtgcagtggcggaatggctggctggcagaagtttccttggacagccttggcgagcgaccagaacgcacgagttcccgagggaaggcgtgcaagtctctcgccaattctgaaaatgtgcttcgacttcgcgtcagcaataactcttttgaaggacctggaggcatgattgaagtgttttttaagttcgctggaattcgcatccttagataccaccgcattgacccaagcctgatagcactcctgctttcggcgagaggccattttgcaggagcggtcaaaccatggttgggacctgccaccgataggcacagaggaggatggaatgaagagttccataccttgcagtgccacatcagcaacagcgtcagcagcggcatctggatctcccagcgaaaaacagatctgcctccacgggtaggatgcaaaaaagcaccgcatctcgtcccactctgctgacccacgacacgcggcgacagcctaagaagcggggccgtgttaggcgcgtgatcggcacggtgctccggatcaggcagtggtccgacgatcccagaggagggtcaacggaaactaggtagccgtccggatgtgaggtcaacagaaggtccaacagtgaaggtgtatgatcttgcacatctgggattcgcgttggcgcaataaccagttgcgtcagaccatatgctaaggcgaagtcgtgaacagatctccctgcatgatcggtggtacgtgagcctagccattcggcgtggtgggcgttaaaatcgccaagaaatacgatctctgcagtggggatctgctccaacacggaatctgtagccatttggatgtgttcgagtgGATgtggacctatacaggcatgcgtagattcgcggatggtcatcgcagtctacacgcagccagatgatggataggtcctgtccttgaagaaaactcaggcgtcgagaacagacatcctccctgacgtaaacgcacacgccagcccgtggtataaaggagtgttccaaattataccccggataggaaaggtaagatgaatcagccacggaggatatctgtgtctcggttaaaaagagcagggccggcttcgccgtctccaggtgaaagtggacggcatttaaatttgagcgaagccccctgatgttgcaaaagtccacagcgagtgtggaggagggtggtttgagcctcctgctgtttgccccgagtcagcgcagatttgccccctccagaatacgcggggcagcctgggcaaccactgttaggtacaggccctaattgtggacgcccagggacggattctccagggctgcatagcctggtaccgtcctggagtagtctcgttttagtctgtgctgccatttgtatttgggagggggggtgtaggcctccggatagaAGCGATCGCCCATTTGGAAAAAAATAGCCTTAATTTAACTCAAATAAGACTCAGCTTTGCgctttatctaaaaaaataaacatttgttgTAACACCACTCTATAACACACTCTTCATcttaatgcctcgcctagtatcagattactggatctcgaaatctcgagcgactGCCAAacccgtggtcatctggaatgCTAAGCTaaattaacttcaaagaaactgggttATAATATATAGAGTATAATACAGCTGGCTCGCGTTCTAGTCCTCTACAAAGCGCGAATACGACCATATTTGGAGTATTGCTTTCATCTGTGGTCTGATCCACCACGGTATCAGCACGAACCATTCAACCACGTGCAATACAGAGCTGCTCaaacttggcattgcgtagagttgttgtttcattgtgtgtctcctATCGCATTTAagacgggaagtgttccgaagcgCTGTTTGACATGATTCCAGGCGCtgaattccacattcgcacgacaAGCCTCAAACtactatttttttacatttttaaaggaacttttttccacaTACAACCATTAGTATCCATGTGCGGtggacaataagggacgagacgaacaggacgtttagctgatagtaattgtaacgccatgctcattacaatgcagtggcgctcaggattcttgaaaaacctataaattctgtgcggcgctacaattgcggtcgtcttgctttgagatataagatgttaagtctcattttcctagtaacttcactagctacggcatcgAAACcttaatgattacacattacagTTTCACGGCACAAATACGCGCCGTTGAGCTACCAGTTTCCAGGCCAACACAACAaaggtacatataatatagtaatatctttaaaaaaagcgaGTGCACTATTTAAAATTGCCGGCAATCCGGTGATTCCTCCTTGAAGGTCTACCAAATAAAATCAGAAACAGGATGACCTACTTGCACATTTCTCTCATAAACATTTAATTGGTATTCGGAATCAACAACAGTCCCACCAGGCTTGAAACGTTGGATATTCAGTTGCTTTGCAGGTGTTGCCCAACTGAAATAAgaagtttaattaatatactacatacatatatacagtcCAACCTAGTCTACTGGTAGCACTCAACCTTTGCCAAAGTCAAATACATGTCAGATTTTTTTCACTAAACACAAAGCTAGAACATTCtagttttaaaaatgtacaacatTGAATTGTTTTACTAAACACAGTTATTTTTgaatatagttttttatttcgtttaatttccacaatattttaaaacactaTAAATCCTTGCACACCACCAGTTTCGGATCAGTTATATCACTCTTAATTGTATTGGAACTAGAGCTGACTGTATACATGCATAATGTGATTCcccaaataaaatacattttattgtatttttatataataggtcTTACACATGAAAAGGGATTCAATTCCCCTTGGGAGGAATCCGTATAATTTCTGCACCACTTTAAAACACttgaatgtattttaaattgatgatgattaatgaCAGTTTGTAAGCCCTGCCCACTAACAGTATAGTTTTAGTTGCGCAATTTTGAAGCATCAGAAatgcttccatgttttatatgcATTCACTGTATCAATACCACTACATATTAAAGGGTATACCCTTATACTGGAAAAATGACGCCCTTAACCCTTCCATAAAACCCTTGGCCATCAATTCATAGCTGGAGACTTTGACTATAATGCAAAATActaagataaatatttattaacataaaaaaaagttggaGTATTCAGTAGAAActgtatttttatactttaacccctCATATATCataaatgttcacaatatgaaaCAGTTTTCCACAAAGATAAGTAAAAAGCATCTGATCTGCTTATTCTAGAGTTTGGTTTGTTTAAtactgatttatattttttgtaatatttcacCTACATTTTACATTTTGGTTTTGAAAAAATCAGATCTAACAATATCAGAGTTATAATTTTCTAAACATCCAGGTTTCTTTAgcataaatcataatttaaaaaaaaaaactagggAAGAGAATATGGAGATTAAAGATGAGAGGATATTCTTCCTAAAAGGGTGGTGCAGCCAATTGCcaaatttataaatttctttaagAGTGAACAACACATTGTTACAATTTGTACTGTTTCAAAGTACATGTTTTATTCGTTCCTCCCATACCAGATTGTCATCTAtcctattataaaataacagaaaaCTCAGAACATCACAATATATCtttcaaagtaaatattagCTTATTTTACATACCATTCATCTACCTGTATACCCATAGCTTCTGCATATCTATGAATTTCACTCTGGCAATTTTCTAATAATGTAAAATCATACCCCTTGAGTTGGAAATTTAAACAATCATACACAGGTTCATCTGGCTCCATActctgaaataaattaataaaaaaaaattgcaatataaatttatttttgtaccgtttattaataaaattgtccattaaattttaactaacaaaaataatactCACAATAAGATAATCAGGTTCATATAGGTCGGTTTTATAACGTTTTTGTTGACATATTAGTTTAGTATACTGAAGAACTGGATTTCTATTAAAGCTACATAGATAGTTTATgttcatctgtaaaaatattatgtatagattTCATACAtaactgtttaaatatattataatggtcaataaataataaaatataatttactcaCATATTTAATAACTTTTGAAGCTATCATTTTGATCAGTAAATTAAACTCTAATCTAACTCtatctaaataaattatcaGTTTCAGGAAATTTGTAAAAGATACCTCACTAGAATTATTGTCGAGAGGAAGTATAACTATTTCTtggtatttaaaatgttaaatatctgtaatagttacttTTTATTAGgtcattttaaaaattgttgttAGTTTAGAATTTAAGGAAAAGGTTATATTCAATTTCgtgaacataaaataatatattataataataatgtttacgaaatgcaaatgaaaacttttttttttttttcgaatagTTTAATAGCCGGGAAACGAGACCTTTAAGCCAAGTCTTAATCGGGCACCAATTTTCACATTTCGTGTAAATTGTCACTTGTTcactgattttgatgaagtaTCTAAATCGTTTCCACCGTATTTTATCGCATTTATGCACTACAACACTTTTTGTTTTTGAGCAAATCACACAAGTGGTTAGTATCACTatgctatatataataataataattaaacatgcctctattgggcaaaattgttaaataatcgacatacaagcctctattggggaatgtattagtactaatgtacaaaaatataccaatgaagatttttcttcaattaatttaaattaagttatttggcaagggaggacaactcttggaatatcatacaaaataggcaatattcaccaaatataaatgttactgctatagataatcataatataaagcgcataaatattgttcaccagaatatacaaggtatctcaagtaaggaattagaaattgaactgtttttgagctgctgtaatatagatatattatgtattacagaacattggcgtaagagtcatcagctccagtttagttttagagaacataaagtaatCAGTTGGTTTtctagaagtagggcaatacatggaggttccctaattattattaataatagataaaaatataaaaatagaagagatattgttaatgtgTCTATAGAACAACGAGTTGAGATAGCTtttatagaactagagcaatttattattgtaagtgtataccgcccccctcACTGCATCATaagaacaattccaacatagaatggaggaggtactaacaaaatttagcaaaaccagcaagtcaattatagtgtgtggatattttaatataaacttgcttgaaccttcggccaattgtactagccttaaaaatttatttcaaagttttaatttgttcaatgtattttgggaacctactagaatcacttctacaacagcaacctgtttagacaatatttttacaaatgttactattactagtaaactcataattaataatcttcagtccgaccatagtgggcaacttataaaagtaaatacaagattggacaatgtcaaaCCAAAAAaagtgacgattataccagttaccaGTCTTGAGAGGTTTGGAAATAATTTGGTAAGTACGATACTATTTTTACACtatggtgaaactgctaattttcactataacttagtcttcaattccttctgtgaagaattcattgcagataaaattaaaaacagtaataataaggTAAACGCGACTTGGATTAACAACGAAACTGATAGAtggaattgccgtaacacctgtATCTGTTCAAATATTGATAATCGCGTTCCCACAACTGCCACCGACAACAAGCGTGTGTGCGCTGTGGAGAGCCTCACAGGGCCAGCGAATGCCTTCGTCCGAAGGACGAAGCCGCCACGTGTAAGAACTGTGGCGGACCGCACCCGGCGATTTATAAAGCCTGCCCGGTATTTATAAAAGAGATGAAAAACAAGCACGGCGGTCCGGTACCCGAAACAAGTCAACCTCGGGGGAGAAAGGGCACTGTACTGACCGTGCTATCAACGTTGGAAGAAACGGCTCCAACCTCCCTAATGGCCCCTGCAAACCCACACGGTGACTCAGTTGGTAAGAAGAAGCGGGGCAAAAAGCCAAAGTCAAAACCAAACGCAGAGGTACCAGCAAAATCGGAGGAGATGGGGCAGAACGTCAATGTCTTGAAAGGCATGATGAAGCTGCTCCAATCGCTAACGGACGATGACAGGACCGCCCTGAAGGGCTTGAGCCAGCTTATCAAAAATGGAGggtaaaattatatattgaaacgCAAGTACCCTCAAAGGTAAAGCGCGTCGGGTGAATGCCTTTTTACAAGATCATCGAGCTGACATACTGCTAGTCAACGAAACACACCTGCGGCCAAgtgaaatattcaaaataacgaACTATCACATATATAGAAAAGATGAGGTATCGCCGTCGGGACAGGTGTACCGAGGACTAGCAGTGTTAGTTCAACGGAGGGTGATACACCAGTTGATACCCGTCACAGATTACGGAACATTCCAAGCATTGGAAATTCTGATCAATGTGGCGGGAAAAATAATGCgtatttattcaatttacaGGCCACCCGGAACAAGCCTAGATAAGATGGAGTTAAGGTCATTATTCGACAGGAACATTCCAACAATAGTGGCAGGCGACCTAAACTCCAAACACACCGCCTGGCACTCAAGCAAGGTATGCACGACGGGGTGCATTCTGTACAAGGAGATGGTTGAGGAGCGCTATGAAGTCACAGGCCCTACATCGTGGACCCACTATATGCCTGATGGAAGCGGTGACGTGATCGACCTGGTGCTACACAAAGAACTCTACACCGCAATTCCAGAGTTGAGCGTACTGCACGAACTTGACTCTGACCACAGACCGGTATTGCTCACTCTGGAATTCCTTCCCAGTAGGGTCTCACATCCCCCTGCGAGACGGAAATTAAACTGGGAAGTGTTCCGAAATAAATTGCATACAAGAAGCACAACAGGGCCTGTAACTACAAGCGAAGACGTGGAAAATGAAACCGAGGCACTCACGAACGACATCCAGCTCTCTCTCAAGTCAGCAGCGCGCACCTCTTAGCCGGGGAAAAAGCAAGAACAGCTCCCGGCGATGATACGGATACTTATAAACGATAAGAGAGAGACTAGGAAACTGTGGCAACGTACAAGATGTCCTACAACCAAACGCCGCCTCAACCATCTCATAGAGCAAGTACGCATAGCTTTGGACGAGTACGCAGCCGAGGGGTGGGAAAgtcacattttaaaaataaatgacgaaGTACGCTCAGTCCACAAGCTATGTAAACAGCTTTTCAGCAGCCCCAAACCAGTCCAATTACTTTTGGATCGCGAAGGCCTTCTGAAGTTCACAG contains the following coding sequences:
- the LOC126971705 gene encoding uncharacterized protein LOC126971705 codes for the protein MIASKVIKYMNINYLCSFNRNPVLQYTKLICQQKRYKTDLYEPDYLISMEPDEPVYDCLNFQLKGYDFTLLENCQSEIHRYAEAMGIQVDECWATPAKQLNIQRFKPGGTVVDSEYQLNVYERNVQVVDVPAWALGTLLRVSRALLPEGCTLNVHEHTPEHEEIRYVPDNELIELKQQLEEMGGSRAEKKKRK